The Leopardus geoffroyi isolate Oge1 chromosome C3, O.geoffroyi_Oge1_pat1.0, whole genome shotgun sequence genomic interval GCCAGGGGTCTGCGGGATTCGATTTAAAGGTATCTACAGCGCCCACGCCTCGGCAGAACTCCCAGCACCACTCTCACaacccttcttcctccccagccctcagccTGCACCCCCTCAGCCCCGCAGCCCCGCGCCCTCCGCGCCCCCCTACCTGGAATCCCACCTGcagtacccgccccccccccccgcctttgtGTGCACACTGGCCCTGGCCTTAGTTATTTACGCTCCAGTGGAAAGGTTTCCAGATCTTCTCCTGAGAAAGGACTTTCATAACGGGAAGTGGGGACAGCAGAAAGCACTGGACCccacagatggggggggggggaggagcttGCTGCTGAGGGGGAATTGGGGGAGACGGAAAGGGGGCTGGCAAGGGTGCTTGTCAGGGTGGCCTCCTGTGGCCTCCGACTGGCTTGCCCACCGCTGCACTCAGGAGCcacaccccagcctccccccccccccaccccgccccgccccaagcTCTTCCCTTAGCTTTCTCTTGGAAGCGAGTGAAACCTGGCCCAACTTCCCCATTTTCTGGAAGCCCAGTAAACTCGGTGACATCCACACTGAAGGAGGGCAGGAAGTAGGGGCGGAGCCCAGGACCCTAACCCCAGAGGCTCTCAACCCCCTGGAAGAGAAGCTCTGCCTTGTGCCACACACCCCCAACCCAGGTGGACAAGATATCTTCAAAACCAGCCTGgaatcaaacatttttatttcccctgCCAGAAGGGAAGGCCGAAGCAGGGTCTGTCcggaagggagaggagggcaaGGGTCCACAGAGGGTCTGTGACGGGCAAGGGGCTGAGCTCTGGTCACTTGCTGTCCTCCAGGAAGAAGTCATTGTAGGCCATGCACAGAGTGGTCAGGAACACTGAGTACTCCTTGAAGTCGATCTCCTGGTCACGGTTCTTGTCCAAGCTCTTCATCAGGTCATCAATGCTGCTCTCCTTCATCTTCTTAGAGAGCCCAGAGAGAGGGTCCGGTCAGCCACCCTGCCCAGCCTTGCCTCACCACTGCACTGTGCCACCCACCCCCTCGGGGCAGCCTCAGGGTGACCCTCGGCGGGGTCAGCAGCACTCTGAACATCTCGACCCCCAGACTCCCCCAGCCCACACCCAGCACAGGCCTGGAACCATGCAAGGGTTCAGTGGTCTGACTCCTGAATCTAAGCAAATGTCAGTAGGAAAGCCCGTCCAGCCTCCCTTTTCCACAACACTTTCCACCACCCAAAGAAACAGTCTCTAGATTTTATACAATGTCTAGCAGAAATGTCTCGGTGACCACGTGGTACTGAGCATGATCCAAGTCTCAGGCTTACCCCATAGAGGATAGTTGAGGACCGACCCGGACAACACGTCCTGAGATCAACGTGCTGGATGTGAGCAGCCGCCCCAGCCTTCCCTTGCGGGGAGAGCCTGCAGCCCAGCCGTGTGGACTGGAGTCCCTGGCTCAGCTACACCCTGTCCGGTCCCTTGCTCTCCCAGCCCTGTTCCGCCAAGAGGGTGGAGACAGGGCCCTCAGGTGGgacaggaagaaaatacagacacactctgccctcccctcttcaCTGCCCCCAGCTCCCGCTTTCCCACGGGAGACAGACATCAGGACAAATGGAGACGGAAACAGCCTCTCTGTGACGAGATCCTTGTCCCCAGTCTGGGCTCCTGTTAAAGTTAGGCCTTCCCCCAGGGCTTCTGTCCCCCTGTAATTAACCCCTAAGGGACCCGTGCCCCTTCCTTTGCCCTCATTAACTCCAGGATGCAGACAGCCTGGCGGGAAAGCAGAGGGCAGGCTCAGTGATACCCACACCTGCTCCAGTCGCTGCCCAAAGGGCCAAACTCAGAGAGAGTCTCTCTGGGGAGGTCCACCAAGGTTCAGGATGTGACCAGAAAGGACCCCACCCTGGATTTTCAAGGAAAAAGGGAGTACTCGCCTCTCACTAGTGTCCTCGGACAAGTTGGATCATGTTTCTgagcctctattttttttaactgtaaaaataATAGAGTAATTTCCTCATAGGCCTTCACTCCCACCCACCCTGGTCAGCTACCTCCCACCTTCACCATCTGGCAAGAAGCAATCTGTCTCCTTCCAACCTTGTGTCACAACTAGCAGAATGACCCCTTTTGTCCCTGTGTCAGTGCCAGCTGGGAGTCCCGGAGACATGGAGAGTCAGGTGCAGGCCCTGGCCTTGAGCTGAACCCAGCTCGAGCTGGACACCCTCGCCCCTCATCCCCCACGATCCCTCTCAAAGGCTCTTCCATGGCTGCCTGGGCCTGGCCTCAACACAGAAGGCTCTCTGACTTCTAAACTTTCACACGGAATGTAATGCGCCCTCTGGACAccacccttcctccttcccagtgAAACACAACTCATCTCCCAGCATAGAGCTCTTGCATCTGTTGGCCCAAGATGTCCACACTCTGCTTTAGGTCTCTGATGGTTCCCTTGAGCTATCCTGCTCCTGGCTGAGACTAGAGCACTTGGAGGGCAGATGTGTGTCCCTGTAGCTTGGGCTTCCAACAGCACAGGAGGGGAGCCCTTGACAGTGATACGGtgcttccccttctctcctcctcccccatgatGTACACAGGGAGCACTCgggctttggggtgggggtgaagtcACCTACCTCTCCAAGACACAGCTCCTTCTTGATCAGCTCCTTGAGTTCCTTCCTGCTCAGGGTCAGTTTGCTGCCTTCTCTCCCCGAATATTTGTGGAAAGTGGTGACCATAGTGGTCAGGGCCTTCTCAAGAGGTGTCTCCATCAGTGTGTGGCTCTGGAgggtgaagggggaggagaggatcACCGTCCTCCGGAAGCCGGACCTTCTGCTTCCCCATCACCAGCCCAGCCCCAAGGCTTTCTCTAAAGGACCAGAAACTGGAACCCTGGGTGAGACAGAAATCTACCAACAAATGGACCCAAATGTGCCAGGGAAGGTTGTAATAAGACCCAAGGCAAACTTGGAAGAGCCGGGACAACGAGACTAACCATCCCCCAAAGGAGCCTACGCACTCTCCTGCTTAGGAGATGCTGGAAGAGGGCTCTAGGGGCAGGTGACAAGAGGACTTCCCCAGAAGATGAACTGGAGGCAGATGATGGAGTTGAGAAGGGTCCCTGGCCCATCTAGCTTGGGCACTTGTTTGTCAGAGGCAGCCCTCACCCTAATCACCCTCCTTGGCCTGGGTGCCTGAATCACCTGTTAGTGGGGAGTGTCCCATTATAGAAGTGGAGGACAGGGCAAAGAGAGAGTCCAGAGTttggagggggctggggctggaactGGGAGATAATATCTCAGCAGGACACTGGGGAGAGGTCATCCGACTTGTCCAGCTGGTCTCCAGTCTCTGGCCCTGAGAACTGCACACACAGACCAacagtggggcaggggcgggcggGCACTGTTAAAATCTCCAGCATCACTCTGAAAGCTGGATCCAGAGGTTGGGTTTGAAAGGGTCCCCTGTGTCCCTCAGCATTGTCATGCCCACCAGGGGAAGCGGCAGCTGGAGCTCCCATGACTCAGACTTGAAAACCACTCCCCACCAGACTTGAAGAAAGGGACAGCACCCAAGGAACCTGGGGACACCAGGTAAATCTGTGTGGAGTCCAGAGCAAGAAGGAGGAGGCAGCTGGCTCTTGCCTTCAGCCCAAAGCCCACCTTTTGATTCTTGAACTGGATCTGTCATTCACCTCTTACCACCCCAAAACctcagcctctccccagctccaggAGACTCAGCCAGGACCACAGCGGAGGGAAGGGCCTCTGGGCGTCTGCAACAGCATCCTGGCGGTTCTGATCACACCTCGGTGCCCAGAGCCACTTCTCCAGAAACTCTGACAGCCACGATTCCAGGCTCCGCCTTCCCTCCTGAGCACATGCCCGCTCATCAGGCCAGGTCTTCCTTGCTGGTGGTCACCACAGCCTGTCACCCACTGACCTCAACGCCCAGCTTGCCCCACCGTACGGATGAGCAAGGAGGTGAGAAGGAACGACTCACCAGGAAAGGAGAGGGCAGACAACAGCAGAAACAGTCCCCCTCCCACTACTCCCTGCCTTTATTCCCTTGCTCTGGTCCCCAGGAAACCAGGGGAAGGAAAGAGCCAATGAGAAGGGCAGGGACCTAAGAAGGCCGGAGTCAGAGCCTCttgggatggggctggggagaaACCCCTCTGCCAGGACCTTCCTGGTTTCcaaacagaggggaagggagcatGTAGGGTTCATCATGGCACACACATCGTCAGTCCCAGAAACTTTGTTTTCCCAACCACAGATCACCACTCACAATCTGATGGGACAACAGGATGGAAGAGAAACCAAAATCCCTGGACAAAAGACCCAGGAAGCATGGGCCAAAAACAGCGTATCTCCTCATGCCCTAGTCACTCTCCACATTGGGGCCCTCCCACCCACACCAGGAGCAGAGCAGATACACCTTGAGATGGGTCAGAAGGGAAGATGTTTCCTGCCAAGGGCGTGGTCAAGGTCATTAGCAAGCATGGAGCCTAAGGTTTTTAAAGGgcttttaaatgaatgatttctTCTAAACCTCACTCGTGTTCGTGGGAAAGAATTGTCAGAGACTTAGAATCAGGGACAGGGAAGGGACCCAGGAAGAGTTAGGGCCCAGTGATGGGTAGAGGCTGCGGATtgaggaaacaggttcagggTGCAGGAATGAATGGGGCAAGAGTCAGGGGGAGCTGCCTGAATCGCAGGAGGGACATCGTTCCCccctctgttctccctctctctgagagcagagctggcCGATTAGGGGCTCGCGCCTGCGGGTGCCACAGCCTCCCCTGGCCTGCCTGGGTGTTccttgctgcccccacccccccacccccgccccagctggCAGGCCTGGAGAGGCCACAGGGACTGGTCGCTGAGCAACAGGAGTTTCCGAAGCAGAGAGATGATGCAGGAGAAGGCTCCCCGGAGGGCAGACGGCAGCCAGGGGGAGAcagaaggggaggaggcaggcttCTTCCTGGACCAAAATCCTACCTGGGCCTCTGCAGTCACACTCAGGGAACATCTGAGTCACCTGCCCCACTCCTCTGACACTTGAGAGAAAAACATAATGtaatgagaagaaaagggaaagcttgaAAGGTCGAGAAAACCAAAATCCCCTGTTGCTGGACACGACCTTTACCCGCCTCCTTCTGAAAGGCCCCCAGACCACCCAGGCGGCCAGCAGTGTGGGGTCAGTTACCCACCAGCCTTTAATCCGAAGGGAAGGAACATCATGACTGATATTTTCTGGGGGAAGGAAAATTCCCATTTCATTTATCAGATCATGTGTCTGGAATTTCATCTCAAAAATTATGgtcaccccccaaccccctcacTTCCACCCTCCTGTCGCCCCTTTGAGGCCCTTTGTCCTTCTCTGAAGGACCAGGATCCTAAGTGACAACAGCCCTCAGCCCACGGTTTGGGGGGCAGGAACAAAGGTTGAGAGGGTGATATCCTCAGCCTGCTGCAATGGTGTGGCCTCCCAAGGGTGGCAGGGCCTGGCAGGGCAGGGCCCTCCTGAcccagccctccccccgccccccaacccagGCATGACCAAACTCCATTCCAGACCCCAGCCAGGAGCAGATATGACCTTCAGTCCCTCCAGAggtgaggctggggtgggaggagacagTGTGCTGGCCAAGACCCCCCAGCTGGGGTGTTCCAAGTCTTAGAGGGTTGTTTCCTTGCCCTCGGCCCCTTGGTCAATTCCatcacgcacacatacacatggacGCCCTTCCactcaccccttccttccttcgcTAGTTGGCTCCGCACAAAACAGCTGCCAACAAccagggctccccacccccacatgccCCTCAACTCCCACCCATACTCAGAGTCTCAGACCGTCAGCCTCAAAGCTTCCAAGAATCTTTATTGAACTTATCCACATCGTGCACACACCTGCTGGAGCCAGGGTGAGGCCCTGTGGCCACTGCCAACAGGCGAGACCCCAGCTGGCAGGCCCCCCACCCGCATGACGGGCATTCACTTCTTCCGGGGCTGCTTATCCGGGAAGCCTTCAAAGAACTCGTTGCACATCATGGCGACACAGGACAGGAAGACACAGTACTCCTGGAAGTCCACTTCATTGTCCTTGTTGCTGTCCAAGTTGCTCATCAGTCTCTGAAAGGCCGCATCATCCGTCCTTTTCTGCAAGGAAGAGGCGACAGATAGAACCACAAAGCCTGGATGGAGCCGAGTCTAGACCAGGGTTCCATCTCCAGATGGGGGCACAGGAGAGCCACTCCCAGGAGGCCTGCCCTGGGCGCTCTGCTCTGGGCTCTCAGGGGCTGAGCTGGGGCCACAGAAGGCCAACCCGAGGGGTGAGGAAGTCTGAGTACCTGGGTGCAGCTGGAGAGGGGGACCGCAGCGTCTTCCCCAAGGTTGTTTCAAGAATCCAGTCAGACAATAGGCACGAAAGTAAATGtacaatgtttatttgtttactggggggggggggggacaccacgagtggggggaggggccgagggagagagagaataacaacCAGACTCCACACTccgcacggagcccaatgcggagtTCGAgccctcaaaccatgagatcatgaccgagctgaaatcaagagtcagatgcttgacctactgagctactcaggcacctaGAAAGTAACGCATAAACTGCATAAAGTTTGATATAGATGGGAGCTGTGATTGAGGGGGGCGCAGTAAGCATGTGTCTCCATAAGTGTGTCTTCACATTCACAAGCCAGACTCAAAAATTGTTCATTGCTGGACTGATGGCAACAGGACAGTCCTGACTCGCGGGTCTCGGCTTTGCACTCTGCCTACCTTAGGAAGTgatttagcctctctgagcttttgtttcccttcagttAAGCTGTGCAAAGCACCTGGCAGAGTCTGGTCCGCAACCTACCTGTTCATTCCCAGCCCTCTTCCTGCTGGGCTCTAGGAACAGAGTGGTGGGTGCTCAGTGTGTGTCCAACCAAGCCGTCAGGGCGAGCTCTCTGCCCCAACTTCCCCATCTCGGTGACAGATGCCTGCTGTGGCTACAGCCCCCACCCAGGCCTTGCCCCTCCTCGGTGGGGAAGGGGACACATGGGGCCTACTCCCAGGCAGTGGCCACTCACCCCTAAGAAGCTGGGCAGCTCCCGGGTCAGCAGCTCCTTTAGCTCTGACTTGTTGAGCTTGAACTTGTCACCCTCCTTGCCAGAGTATTTGTGGAAGGTGGACACCATCACATCCAGAGCCTTCTCCAGGGGGTACGCCATGGTGGCAGTCAGGATCTGAGGACAGGGTCCCAGAGACACCCTTATCTTCCCCATCCGCACCCTCAACTTGTGTTCAGAATGTCAGAATGTCTcatcccactcccacccctcgGGGAGCACTTGATGACACTCTGCTGCCACCAGAGGAGGACCCCAGAACGGTGGGGCTCAGCTCCTGGTGGGGAAGGTGCACAGTGGGAAGCGGATGCTTCAGGCAGCAAACTCGCCAGCCTCCCTCAGGCTGGGCCTCTCCAACAGACGGCTCCACCCCTCACTCAGGCCTCCCGTGACCACAGCAGCCGCACCCTGGTGCGGCTGGAGGCCTGCCCAGGGGCCTGCAGCGGAAAAAACCAGCGACCAAGCCCTagagtagggaggggcagggtgaagtggcggggggcagggatgcaggggaggggaggggaggcgagcTGCCTCTGGCCGGGCTGCCGGGTGCAGGGCAGAAGCTCAGAGGACACGACCAGACAAACGGCCACAGTTGCCTTCACTTGGCTCCCCACACTCgagtgtgcacacacaggctTGTGCAACCAGCAAACACAAGCCGATGTGCACAcccacatgccacacacacaccatcacatACTACAgcaacagcatgtgcaaaagccaGCATCTCAGTACCGCTCAGCTCGGTCAGATCCAGCCACCTGCACTTCTgttttgtgtggggttttttttccctcttgcacatgcatgcacacgggTGCAcgcacatccacacacacaccccagggcCTCCACATCGGAATCTCACACTGGACCCATTTAGCACTCCTGGCCCCCACCAGCCGCTCCTTCTGCCCAGCCTGCCCCAGCCTTGGCCTGACACCCTTGTGTGCTAGTTGGGAGGCCACGACTCACCAGGCGAAGAGGAAGAGACGAGAAGAGAGggtgagaagagaggaagagtggGGAGAGCCCAGCGGTCTGTGCTATTTATACCCTGGCCAGGCCCTGCCCATGGCAggggttggggaagagggagagacagtccTCCTGCGGCCCCTCCACCAGCCCTGCTGGAAacccagctccctgccctgggTTGGCACACTGGACAATGGGGAGCCCACACGGGCAGGGCTCTCAGGAGAGTGGGCACCCCCCCAGTGGCCCAGCACAACCTGAGCTTTCAGGAGCCAGAAGAAGTCTGTGCCATGGGTGTGGGGGCCAGGGAGGAAGCGGTCCCACTGGGCACCTAGAAAAGGGGGTACGGGGTGGTGAGTGAGACATTGCCCTGGAAatgcgcccggctggctcagatggtagaGTGTGCcgctctc includes:
- the S100A5 gene encoding protein S100-A5, producing the protein METPLEKALTTMVTTFHKYSGREGSKLTLSRKELKELIKKELCLGEKMKESSIDDLMKSLDKNRDQEIDFKEYSVFLTTLCMAYNDFFLEDSK
- the S100A4 gene encoding protein S100-A4 isoform X1, which codes for MAYPLEKALDVMVSTFHKYSGKEGDKFKLNKSELKELLTRELPSFLGKRTDDAAFQRLMSNLDSNKDNEVDFQEYCVFLSCVAMMCNEFFEGFPDKQPRKK
- the S100A4 gene encoding protein S100-A4 isoform X2, with the translated sequence MGKIRVSLGPCPQILTATMAYPLEKALDVMVSTFHKYSGKEGDKFKLNKSELKELLTRELPSFLGKRTDDAAFQRLMSNLDSNKDNEVDFQEYCVFLSCVAMMCNEFFEGFPDKQPRKK